Below is a window of Pseudomonas eucalypticola DNA.
GCTTGCCTGCCCCTACCCTGCTGTTGATACGCCATGGCGAAACCGCCTGGAATGCCCAACGCCTGCTGCAAGGCCGGCGCGACATCGCACTGAACGATACCGGTCGCGGCCAGGCCGCCGAGTCCGGCCTGTGCCTCAAGGCCCTGCCCCTCGACCTGAGCACCTGGGACTTTGTCGCCAGCCCGCTGGCACGAACCCGCGAGACCATGGAAATCGTGCGCCGAGGCGCCGGCTTGCCAGCGGCCGACTACCGCCTGGACGAACGCCTGGTGGAGATTCATTTCGGTGAATGGGAAGGCTTGAGCTGGGAGCAGATCCGCGAGCAGGCGCCCGGGCACTACGAAGAACGCTGGGCCGACCCGTTGAACTATCCCGCCCCTGGTGGGGAAAATTACCCGATGGTGTTCGACCGGGTCGAGGCGGTGCTGCAAGGCCTGACCGGTGACACCGTGATCGTGGCCCACGCCGGCATTTTGCGCAGCGTGCTGGCGTTGCGCGGCGGCGTAGACCCGGCGCGGATTCCATTGATCGAGATTCCCCAGGACCGGGTGCTGGTGGTGCGTGGCGGTGGGTTCGCGTGGTTGCAGGCCAGCACCGCGTTGCACAACCAGACGGCGACATGACCTTCGCTTCCCACAACCCTGTGGGACCGGGCGAAGCTCGGGAAAAGCGCACCGCGCAGGGTCTGAAGGTTCGCGTCGCCCGCTTCCCGAGCTGGCGCCCGGTCCCACAGGGTTGGGCTGAGGGAGTGGCGTTTTCGCTGTGGGACCGGGCGAAGCTCGGGAAAAGCGCACCGCGCAGGGTCTGAAGAATCGCGTCGCCCGCTTCCCGAGCTGGCGCCCGGTCCCACAGGGTGAGCTGCGGGAATGGAGTTTTTCACTGTGGG
It encodes the following:
- a CDS encoding histidine phosphatase family protein — its product is MPAPTLLLIRHGETAWNAQRLLQGRRDIALNDTGRGQAAESGLCLKALPLDLSTWDFVASPLARTRETMEIVRRGAGLPAADYRLDERLVEIHFGEWEGLSWEQIREQAPGHYEERWADPLNYPAPGGENYPMVFDRVEAVLQGLTGDTVIVAHAGILRSVLALRGGVDPARIPLIEIPQDRVLVVRGGGFAWLQASTALHNQTAT